In the genome of Candidatus Kryptonium sp., the window GCTTGCTGCATATGGTGCTTTGAGGGCAAGTTTACCAAGTTGGCCAAGTAGGATTGAAATTTTTTCCGCTTTTCCATTTACAAGTGCGAAATTACCACTTCTTTTTGTCAGCATAATGACATTTATTCTAATCTGTAGTAGTTTAACAATGGCTCTTGCTGTTGATGCAGGAAAAAGAATGGATAGAAAAGGTGTGCTTAAATATCTTTTACTTACAATAGGCGGTGGTTTATTGTTTTTAATGTGTCAGGCATACGAATGGGGACATTTGATTCATGAAGGAGCGCGTCTTACAAGTAATCCTTGGGGTGTTCCGTTGTTTTCTGCTTCTTTCTTTGTTATAACAGGATTTCATGGCTCACATGTTTTGAGTGGCGTTATCGTTTTAATTGTCATGGCAATAAGAGTTGCGAAGGGAATTTATGATAAACGAGGTTCATATGAGGGTGTTGAAGTTGCCGGACTTTATTGGCATTTCGTTGACCTTGTTTGGGTTTTCATTTTTGCGTTTTTCTATCTTCTTTAAAAAATAATTTGACATTTAACTATGAGTGAAACAATCCATCAATCATCTAAAAAGGTTTATTGGCGCGTTTGGTTTCAACTCTTGGCAATTACTATCGTAGAAATACTTGTAGCTTTTCTTCCAATTTCGCATTCTTTAATGGCTTTGCTCTTTACAATAATGGCGTTGATGAAAGCAGTTTTAATTGCTGGATATTTTATGCATCTGAAGTTTGAAAAGATTGGGTTCATTTATTCAATAGTTTTGCCGTTAATTATACTTGTTGCTCTCGCGGCAGCTCTTATACCGGATGGGAGCGTCGCTCTTTTAATGCGACTTGGGCTTGGATATTATTAAAAAAATTTTTGTTAAAAGATGCCAGGAAGAAGAATCGTTATAATAATTTTGAGCATCGCAATTGGAGTTTTTATTGCTTTGAGAATTCAAATTTGGAAAGTTTCGTCCGCTGCTACTTTACCAGTTTATGGTGAAATTCCTGAATTCAGCTTAATTGATCAAAACGGTGAAAAAATTGCTCTTGAAAGATTGAAAGGAAGTATTTGGGTTGCTGATTTTTTCTTCACGAGTTGTGCTGGGATTTGTCCAAGGATGACAGAACAAATGAGCAGAGTTCAAGAAGCATTTAAAGATAATCCTAAAATCAAACTTGTTTCATTTACAGTAGATCCTGAAAGAGATTCCGTTTGGGTCCTCTCGGAGTATGCAAAGGGTTGGGGAGCGATTAACGGTAAGTGGTTTTTCGTTACCGGGGAGAAAAAGAAAATTTACGAGCTTGCAAGACAAGGTTTCAAACTTCCAGTTGAAGAAGGAGATGGTGGACCGGAGGATTTCATACATAGTGATAAATTTGTCCTTGTGGATTCAAAAGGCAGAATAAGAGGTTACTATTCCGGGATAGAAGCCGAGGATGTAGATAGATTAATTAAAGATGTAAAATTAATTTTGCGTGAAAAATGATCAAGTTTTTGCCGACATTAAATGCATTTTTAAATATGTTAAGTTTTTTGTTCCTTTTGCTTGGATTTTTTAGCATAAAGAAAAAAGATGTGGCAAAACACAAGAAATTTATGCTTTCTGCATTTGTTTCGTCAGCGCTTTTTCTAATCAGTTATCTTATTTACCACTATAGCGCTGGGATAACGCGCTTTCAGGGGCAGGGTTTCTGGCGATTTGTCTATTTTTCTATTTTATCGTCCCATACTTTTCTGGCGATATTTGTTCTTCCATTGGCTATAATTACGCTGATTTTTGCTTTGATGAAGAAGTTTGATAAACATCCTAAAGTTGCAAGATTGACTTTGCCTATATGGATGTATGTTTCAGTAACAGGAGTTTTAATTTATCTGATGCTTTACCATATTTTCAAATAAAATCACAATGCGAGAGATGAAGCGAGCAATTTTAATTTTTGTAGCGATAATTGTAATAAATCTTCTCTTGCCTTTTGAATATGTTTATTCACAATGTGCAATGTGTAAGCAAAATGTCACAAGTTCAGATGAAGGAATGAAACTTGCAAGTGGTTTAAATGATGGCATAGTTTATTTGCTCGTTGTCCCATATCTTATTTTTGCAGGATTTGCTATTGCAATTTATGTTTCTTCAAAAAGGAAGAAAAAGACATTTTATCTTAACTGATTTTTCGTTCTTTCTCAAGCGGGTAAATTCTAAATAGGGAATGTTTTTTGAAAAAGTCGCCCAGTTTTTGTATATTTTAGCGAAATTGGCAAACCTTTTGAAATCTCCCGAAGTAGGTTTTGATTTTACTTGGGAGAAAGAAATGAAAAAGAAAACTAAAACAAATTAAGTTAAATAATGCGAGAGGGAAAAATTGTCCAAATCATCGGACCTGTTATTGATATTGAATTTGAAGATGGTTACCTACCTTCCATTTTCAATGCTATTAAGATACCAAGGGTTAATATTGAAGGGAAAGAAGAAATCCTTTGGGCTGAGGTTCAACAGCATCTTGGTGAAAATAGGGTTCGCGCTGTTGCTCTTGATTCAACAGATGGACTTGTTCGTGGGATGAAAGCGTATGATACTGGAGATTCAATAAAAGTGCCAGTTGGTCCGAAAGTTTTAGGGCGACTTTTAAATGTTGTTGGTGAACCGATTGATGGTCTTGGCCCAGTTGAAGCCGAAAAATACTACCCAATACACCGTGAACCACCAGAATTTACTGAATTGAGCACCAAAAGAGAGATACTTGAAACTGGAATTAAAGTTATAGATTTGCTTGAGCCTTATCCAAGAGGTGGAAAAGTTGGTCTTTTTGGAGGAGCGGGTGTTGGTAAAACTGTTATAATTATGGAATTGATACACAATATCGCCGTATATCACAAAGGTTATTCAGTATTTGGTGGGGTTGGCGAAAGAACAAGAGAAGGGAATGAGCTTTGGTTAGAAATGAAGCAATCGGGAGTTTTGCAAAATGCTGTTCTCGTTTTTGGTCAGATGAATGAACCACCAGGAGCGAGATTAAGAGTTGGATTAAGTGCTCTTTCAATAGCTGAATATTTCAGGGATGAAGAAGGCAAAGATGTTCTTTTGTTCATAGATAACATTTTTAGATTTACACAAGCAGGTTCTGAAGTTTCAGCTCTGCTTGGAAGAATGCCTTCGGCTGTTGGTTATCAACCGACACTCGCGACAGAAATGGGAGAATTGCAGGAAAGAATCGTTTCCACAAAGCGTGGTTCAATCACATCAGTTCAGGCGATTTATGTCCCTGCCGACGACTTGACAGATCCAGCTCCAGCAACGACATTTGGACATCTTGATGCTACAACGGTTTTGTCGCGTCAGATTGCCGAGCTTGGAATTTATCCCGCTGTTGATCCACTTGATTCAACATCAAGATTGCTTGATCCGAAAGTCGTTGGTGATGAACATTACTATGTTGCGAAGAGAGTTAAAGAAATTTTACAGACATACAAAGATTTGCAAGACATAATCAACATCCTTGGGATTGATGAACTTTCCGAAGAAGATAAACTGATTGTTTCAAGAGCTAGAAAAATCCAGCGTTTCCTCTCGCAACCATTCTTTGTCGCAGAAGCATTTACTGGAACAGAGGGAAGATATGTAAAATTGAAAGACACCATTGCGGGATTTAAAGCTATAATTGAAGGTGAATGCGATGAGCTTCCAGAAATGGCGTTTTATATGGTCGGGACAATTGACGAAGCGTTTGACAAAGCAAAGAAAATGAAACTTGATTGATATGGATAAATTAATCCAAGTTGAAATTTTAACACCTGAAAATGTTATATATCGTGGTAAGGTCAAGAGCATAACACTTCCTGGAGTAATGGGTAGCTTCCAAGTTCTCTATAATCATGCTCCGTTGATAAGTATACTTGAGGTCGGTAGGGTTAAGATAGTAGAAGAAACTGGGAACGCGCTTTATTTTGTTATTTCTAATGGATTTGCCGAAGTTAAAAATAATGTTGTATCGGTCTTTGTTGATTCAGCGGAACAAGTTGAAAAATCTAAAGTCGCTGATCTCTTAAAGGAAAAGAGAAAGGAAATTTTTAGCAAAGATGTCTTTTAAAATTAATTTTTCGTAAAAATGTCTCAAGTTAACATAGAGAAACAAGCGACAAGGAAAAAAGTTAAACTTGTAGCTGTTGTTAATCCGGTTGGTTGCACAGGATGTGAGGTATGCATTGAGTTCTGTCCAGTTGATTGTATTTATAAGGTCAGAGGCCCAGAATACATTGATTCATTTGATGGTGTTAAATCAACGACTCTTGAAATTTTAAGAGAAAACATTTTGAATGGAATAAATCCTTTTTCAAATGTTAACGGCATTGTGATAGTGGATGAGGAAATTTGCATAGGCTGCAAACTTTGCGCAAAGTATTGTCCCTGGGAAACAATTGACATGGTTCAAAAAGATAATGAATAATAAAGGCTTAAATGATAGATATATCAAAATCACTTGGATACGCAATACACGCAATAGTTTATATGGCTACAAGAAAAGATAAAAAACTTGTCCGTGCATCCGAAGTAGCACGTGAATGTGGATTATCGGTCAGCTATATGATGAAAATTCTTCAAGCCCTGCGCCGTGCTGGTATAGTTGACAGTACAATTGGTGTTAAAGGTGGGTATTTCTTATCTAAACCGCTTGAACAGATAACGCTATATGAACTCATATCCGCAATTGAGCCATCAAGAGAGGAAATTTGTTATCTTTCTACCGCTATTGGATGTCGCTATAGGAAGGACTGTATCGTAAGAAATTTATTTTCGGATGTTAACGAGAAAATAAAACTTTATCTTAAATCTGTAAACCTTCAGGAAGTGGTTGATTCAATAGGTGATAAAATTTGCGTGTATTCAAAAGTTTAAATTTTTTTTGCACCTAAAAAGGATATTTTTTGTCTTAATTTGAGGCAAATTAAAAACTAAATTCAAAACCATAAATGAGCGAGATCTTGCATCAATCCCAAAAACAAGAGAAAGCACAAAGGGAACCAAGAAAAGTAATTCCTAAACAGGATAAGCCTCCTGAAAATGACACGGGACTTTGGAAGTTTAATCGTCGTTCTTTTCTAACGCTTGCTGGATGGCTTGGCTTTTTGGGATTCATATTTACATCAATAATTGGCGCGATCAGATATATGTTTCCTCGTGTTCTTTATGAACCTCCAACAGCGTTCAAAGCAGGTTATCCAGAGGAATATACAGTTGGGGAGGTAAGTGAAAAGTTCAAAGATTCTCAGCGTGTGTGGATAGTTCGCGAGGAAGATGGTTTTTATGCACTTCTTGCAGTTTGCACTCATCTTGGATGCACGCCGAGGTGGTTAAGCGGTGAGAATAAATTCAAATGCCCTTGCCATGGTAGTGGTTTCAGAAAATCTGGAATAAACTTTGAAGGACCTGCTCCAAGACCTCTTGAGAGAGTCAAAATATCTCTTGCAGAAGATGGGCAAATTTTAATTGATAAAGGTGTTACATACAGATATGAGAAAGGAGAGTGGGGTAAACCAGGTTCTTTTCTACCATACAGAAGCTAGTTTAAAACAAAATTTAAAGTTTGAGATATGCTTGCTCAAATAAAAAAGAAGATAAAAAACTCGGAAATCTATAAGTCAATCTTTCGTCATGGTTATGAAGACACTCAAAGAAATAGAGCTCTTATGGTCGTTGATAATGTTTTCCTTCATTTGCATCCGGTTAGAGTTTCAAGACATGCGGTGAACTATGGGTATACTTGGGGAATGGGTGGCATCTCGTTTCTTTTGTTTATAATTTTGACAATTACGGGGGTTATTTTGATGTTTTATTATCGTCCAGCTGCTGAATATGCTTACGAGGATATGAAATATTTGATGAACGATGTTCCATTTGGGGCATTGTTAAGAAATATGCATCGCTGGGCTGCACATTTGATGGTTATAACTGTTATGCTTCATATGTTTAGGGTATTCTTAACAGGGTCGTATAAACCACCAAGACAATTTAACTGGGTAATTGGTGTTATACTTTTGCTTTTGACATTTCTTTTGAGCTTTACAGGATACCTCTTGCCGTGGGATCAATTAGCTATATGGGCTGTGACAGTTGGAACAAATATGGCAGCTGCAACTCCGTTTCTTGGACATCAGGGACCTTTCGGACCCGAGCTTGGAATGAGACCTGATAATGATGTTAGATTTTTACTTCTTGGAGGAACTAAGGTTGGACCACCAACTTTGTTAAGATTTTATGTTCTACATTGTGTTTTTCTACCTCTTGTTACAGCAATTTTCCTTGCAGTTCATTTTTGGCGCGTGAGAAAAGATGGAGGCATCTCTGGTCCTAATCCAAAAAAGATTTAAAATAAAGTTGCAAATTCTACAATGCAAAATCTTCTTAGAATTCTTGGACATCCAGATAACTTTCCAATTATAATCCTGCTTTTTACAGTTTATGGTTTTTTCATTTATGCTATGAGAAAAGCGAAGAGAAACGACGAGCGTGGAATTCCATATGAAGCCGATGAAACAGATAAAGTTCAGGTTTGGCCTTATCTCGTTCGCGTTGAGTTTATCGCTGCTATTGCAGTGATGGCTTTCCTTCTTGTTTGGTCTATTGGGTTCAACGCACCGCTTGAAGAACCGGCGAATCCATCTCTTACGCCAAATCCATCAAAAGCGCCATGGTATTTTCTCGGACTTCAAGAAATGCTTGTTTACTTTGATCCTTGGATTGCAGGTGTTCTATTACCAGGACTTATAATAATTGGTTTAATGGCAATACCATATATTGATATAAATCCAAAAGGCAACGGCTATTATACATTTAAAGAAAGGAAATGGGCAATCACAATTTTTGCGTTTGGATTTCTAATTTTATGGGTTCTTTTAATTGTCGTTGGGACATTTTTCAGAGGACCGGGTTGGAATTTCTTCTGGCCTTGGGAAGAGTGGGATCCACATAAAGTTGTTGCTATTACAAATGTTGACTTGAATGAACTTATTGGAATTCCAACTTATAATCCTGATGGCTCGCTAAATCCAGTTGCTTCTATTTTTGGTGGTATTGTTGTCATCGGATATTATGCAATTTTAATGCCTTTGGGATGGTTATGGATGAAAAAGAAAATGCCAGATTTTGCAGAAAAATTTGGATTAACGAGATATTTGATTACCTCATATCTGCTTTTAACTATGATAGCTTTGCCGATAAAGATGATTTTAAGATGGACATTGAATGTTAAATATGTCTGGGTGACGCCGTGGTTCAATGTTTAACCTAAAAACAAAAATTTTATAGCAAACCATGATCCTAAAATGGCTGAAAAAGCGGAAGGAAATACCGATTGAACAAAGAAGATATGATAAAATTTATCTTTTACTTGCGATCATTCTCTTTCTTGCAACATTATGGGCTGTAATTGACGAGGTCTCAACACGA includes:
- a CDS encoding cytochrome c oxidase subunit 3; translated protein: MTQELMLEQEKVLKSPWGGGRSPFGVSRDKFTMWIFILSDAFTFGGLLAAYGALRASLPSWPSRIEIFSAFPFTSAKLPLLFVSIMTFILICSSLTMALAVDAGKRMDRKGVLKYLLLTIGGGLLFLMCQAYEWGHLIHEGARLTSNPWGVPLFSASFFVITGFHGSHVLSGVIVLIVMAIRVAKGIYDKRGSYEGVEVAGLYWHFVDLVWVFIFAFFYLL
- a CDS encoding cytochrome C oxidase subunit IV family protein → MSETIHQSSKKVYWRVWFQLLAITIVEILVAFLPISHSLMALLFTIMALMKAVLIAGYFMHLKFEKIGFIYSIVLPLIILVALAAALIPDGSVALLMRLGLGYY
- a CDS encoding SCO family protein: MPGRRIVIIILSIAIGVFIALRIQIWKVSSAATLPVYGEIPEFSLIDQNGEKIALERLKGSIWVADFFFTSCAGICPRMTEQMSRVQEAFKDNPKIKLVSFTVDPERDSVWVLSEYAKGWGAINGKWFFVTGEKKKIYELARQGFKLPVEEGDGGPEDFIHSDKFVLVDSKGRIRGYYSGIEAEDVDRLIKDVKLILREK
- a CDS encoding DUF420 domain-containing protein, which produces MIKFLPTLNAFLNMLSFLFLLLGFFSIKKKDVAKHKKFMLSAFVSSALFLISYLIYHYSAGITRFQGQGFWRFVYFSILSSHTFLAIFVLPLAIITLIFALMKKFDKHPKVARLTLPIWMYVSVTGVLIYLMLYHIFK
- the atpD gene encoding F0F1 ATP synthase subunit beta — translated: MREGKIVQIIGPVIDIEFEDGYLPSIFNAIKIPRVNIEGKEEILWAEVQQHLGENRVRAVALDSTDGLVRGMKAYDTGDSIKVPVGPKVLGRLLNVVGEPIDGLGPVEAEKYYPIHREPPEFTELSTKREILETGIKVIDLLEPYPRGGKVGLFGGAGVGKTVIIMELIHNIAVYHKGYSVFGGVGERTREGNELWLEMKQSGVLQNAVLVFGQMNEPPGARLRVGLSALSIAEYFRDEEGKDVLLFIDNIFRFTQAGSEVSALLGRMPSAVGYQPTLATEMGELQERIVSTKRGSITSVQAIYVPADDLTDPAPATTFGHLDATTVLSRQIAELGIYPAVDPLDSTSRLLDPKVVGDEHYYVAKRVKEILQTYKDLQDIINILGIDELSEEDKLIVSRARKIQRFLSQPFFVAEAFTGTEGRYVKLKDTIAGFKAIIEGECDELPEMAFYMVGTIDEAFDKAKKMKLD
- the atpC gene encoding ATP synthase F1 subunit epsilon, which translates into the protein MDKLIQVEILTPENVIYRGKVKSITLPGVMGSFQVLYNHAPLISILEVGRVKIVEETGNALYFVISNGFAEVKNNVVSVFVDSAEQVEKSKVADLLKEKRKEIFSKDVF
- a CDS encoding 4Fe-4S binding protein, yielding MSQVNIEKQATRKKVKLVAVVNPVGCTGCEVCIEFCPVDCIYKVRGPEYIDSFDGVKSTTLEILRENILNGINPFSNVNGIVIVDEEICIGCKLCAKYCPWETIDMVQKDNE
- a CDS encoding Rrf2 family transcriptional regulator, which produces MIDISKSLGYAIHAIVYMATRKDKKLVRASEVARECGLSVSYMMKILQALRRAGIVDSTIGVKGGYFLSKPLEQITLYELISAIEPSREEICYLSTAIGCRYRKDCIVRNLFSDVNEKIKLYLKSVNLQEVVDSIGDKICVYSKV
- a CDS encoding Rieske 2Fe-2S domain-containing protein, whose translation is MSEILHQSQKQEKAQREPRKVIPKQDKPPENDTGLWKFNRRSFLTLAGWLGFLGFIFTSIIGAIRYMFPRVLYEPPTAFKAGYPEEYTVGEVSEKFKDSQRVWIVREEDGFYALLAVCTHLGCTPRWLSGENKFKCPCHGSGFRKSGINFEGPAPRPLERVKISLAEDGQILIDKGVTYRYEKGEWGKPGSFLPYRS
- a CDS encoding cytochrome b N-terminal domain-containing protein; this translates as MLAQIKKKIKNSEIYKSIFRHGYEDTQRNRALMVVDNVFLHLHPVRVSRHAVNYGYTWGMGGISFLLFIILTITGVILMFYYRPAAEYAYEDMKYLMNDVPFGALLRNMHRWAAHLMVITVMLHMFRVFLTGSYKPPRQFNWVIGVILLLLTFLLSFTGYLLPWDQLAIWAVTVGTNMAAATPFLGHQGPFGPELGMRPDNDVRFLLLGGTKVGPPTLLRFYVLHCVFLPLVTAIFLAVHFWRVRKDGGISGPNPKKI
- a CDS encoding cytochrome C, with translation MQNLLRILGHPDNFPIIILLFTVYGFFIYAMRKAKRNDERGIPYEADETDKVQVWPYLVRVEFIAAIAVMAFLLVWSIGFNAPLEEPANPSLTPNPSKAPWYFLGLQEMLVYFDPWIAGVLLPGLIIIGLMAIPYIDINPKGNGYYTFKERKWAITIFAFGFLILWVLLIVVGTFFRGPGWNFFWPWEEWDPHKVVAITNVDLNELIGIPTYNPDGSLNPVASIFGGIVVIGYYAILMPLGWLWMKKKMPDFAEKFGLTRYLITSYLLLTMIALPIKMILRWTLNVKYVWVTPWFNV